The sequence below is a genomic window from Ignavibacteriales bacterium.
GTACAAAAGTTGAAACCGGTTCTGTTACATGGAACGATCTTACTGTTGAAAATGCAGAGGAAGTCCGTGAGTTTTATTCGAAAGTGGTTGGATGGAAATATGAAGAAGTAAAGATGGGAAACTACAGCGACTTTAGTATGCTTACTCCATCAGAAGGAAAAGCTGTTGCGGGAATTTGTCATGCACGTGGAGTAAATGCAGGACTGCCGCCACAATGGCTGATTTATATAACAGTTGATGATATAGAGAAATCAATAAAAAACTGTATTGAGCTTGGCGGTTCATTAATTGCAGGACCTAAGAATATGGGTGAGCAGGGACGTTATTGTGTCATCAAAGATCCGGCAGGCGCTGTTGCTGCGCTGTTCCAGTTTTTATAAAAAGAAATAGTCGGAGTTTTATGGAGATCATCGATTACCTTATCCTGATAATTTATTTTATTCTGTCAATCAGTATTGCTCTGTATTATTCCAAAAGATCCGGAAAGAGTACAGATGAATTTTTTCTCTCCGGCAGAAAATTACCCTGGTACCTTGCCGGGTTATCTATGGTTGCAACCACTTTTGCCGCCGATACTCCATTAGCTGTTACGGAACTTGTCGCAAAAAACGGAATTGCGGGTAACTGGCTCTGGTGGAATTTTGCTTTCGGAGGATTGCTTACCGTTTTCTTTTTTGCCAGGCTTTGGCGGAGAGCCGGAATTATGACTGAAGCGGAGTTTGCTGAGATAAGGTATTCAGGAAAACCCGGAAGATTTTTAAGAGGATTCCGCGCGCTTTATCTCGGTTTGTTCATCAACCTTGTAATAATGGGTTGGGTTAATAAAGCTATGGCATCAATACTTCATGGAATGTTCGGGGTTCCGGAATCTGAAGTTCTTTTTTATGTATTCGGATGTATGCTTCTTGTCGCGGTCTATTCTGCTTTATCAGGATTATGGGGAGTTGTTGTAACCGATTCTATCCAGTTTTTTATTGCGATGACTGGATGTATAATATTAGCGGTGATAGTTGTGTCGTCAGATCAGGTTGGCGGGATTAGCGGTCTGCAGCAAAAACTCGCCCCGGAAGTTTTTAATTTTTTTCCTGTGATAAGCGTTGAGAATATCAGTGGAACATTCGCATTGACTGCTGCATCATTTCTTGCTTATGTAGGAATAATCTGGTGGGCATCGTGGTATCCCGGTGCTGAACCTGGCGGCGGAGGATATGTTGCACAAAGAATGATGTCTGCTAAAAATGAAAAGCATTCGCTTATGGCTACGTTGTTATTTCAGGTTGCACATTATGCTGTTCGTCCCTGGCCTTGGATCTTGGTTGGAATTTCAAGCCTGGTACTTTATCCAGAATTAAGTGGTGATCAAAAAGGTCTTGGTTTTATATATGCGATGAAAGATTTTTTACCAGCCGGGTTAAAGGGTCTGCTTGTCGCCGCGTTCTTTGCTGCTTATATGAGCACGATAGCCACGCAGCTAAACTGGGGAACTTCATACATAATAAATGATTTTTACAGAAGATTCATTAACAGGAATTCTGAAGAAAAAAAATATGTTGGTGCCGCACGAATCGTTACTGTGTTATTGATGGCACTTTCAATTATAGTAACATTGTTCATAAAAGAGATTTCAGGAGCCTGGCAGTTTTTAATGGAATGCGGTGCCGGACTTGGACTGGTTTTAATTCTCCGCTGGTACTGGTGGCGTATAAATGCTTGGTCAGAAATTTCAGCGATGATAAC
It includes:
- a CDS encoding VOC family protein encodes the protein MSTKVETGSVTWNDLTVENAEEVREFYSKVVGWKYEEVKMGNYSDFSMLTPSEGKAVAGICHARGVNAGLPPQWLIYITVDDIEKSIKNCIELGGSLIAGPKNMGEQGRYCVIKDPAGAVAALFQFL
- a CDS encoding Na+:solute symporter, with the protein product MEIIDYLILIIYFILSISIALYYSKRSGKSTDEFFLSGRKLPWYLAGLSMVATTFAADTPLAVTELVAKNGIAGNWLWWNFAFGGLLTVFFFARLWRRAGIMTEAEFAEIRYSGKPGRFLRGFRALYLGLFINLVIMGWVNKAMASILHGMFGVPESEVLFYVFGCMLLVAVYSALSGLWGVVVTDSIQFFIAMTGCIILAVIVVSSDQVGGISGLQQKLAPEVFNFFPVISVENISGTFALTAASFLAYVGIIWWASWYPGAEPGGGGYVAQRMMSAKNEKHSLMATLLFQVAHYAVRPWPWILVGISSLVLYPELSGDQKGLGFIYAMKDFLPAGLKGLLVAAFFAAYMSTIATQLNWGTSYIINDFYRRFINRNSEEKKYVGAARIVTVLLMALSIIVTLFIKEISGAWQFLMECGAGLGLVLILRWYWWRINAWSEISAMITPFIVYYILQVSGVQFPYTLFYLVIITTIVWIAVTFLTKPVDSEVLFSFYRKIHPGGILWKKISDQLPDVKSDQGISRSFVNWILGVILVYSILFGTGYLILGNINSLLISVAAALLCGAVIYRNIMKLEA